The Anopheles merus strain MAF chromosome 2L, AmerM5.1, whole genome shotgun sequence genome has a segment encoding these proteins:
- the LOC121591701 gene encoding band 7 protein AGAP004871 isoform X3 yields the protein MPEDSAVIVEAEDETNGEASTCGRILIFLSWVLVVLTMPFSLLVCFKVVQEYERAVIFRLGRLMQGGAKGPGIFFILPCIDAYARVDLRTRTYDVPPQEVLTKDSVTVSVDAVVYYRVSNATVSIANVENAHHSTRLLAQTTLRNTMGTRHLHEILSERMTISGSMQLSLDEATEAWGIKVERVEIKDVRLPVQLQRAMAAEAEAAREARAKVIAAEGEQKASRALREASEVIGDSPAALQLRYLQTLNTISAEKNSTIVFPLPIDILTYFMKSKEAFVPNA from the exons CCGAGGATGAAACGAACGGCGAAGCATCGACCTGTGGCCGTATCCTGATATTTCTGTCCTGGGTGCTCGTCGTCCTTACGATGCCGTTCAGCCTGCTCGTCTGCTTCAAG GTCGTGCAGGAATACGAACGTGCCGTAATATTCCGATTAGGTCGTCTGATGCAAGGTGGCGCCAAAGGACCAG GTATCTTCTTCATACTGCCATGCATCGATGCCTACGCACGTGTAGATCTGCGAACGCGAACGTACGACGTACCACCGCAGGAG GTTTTGACGAAGGACAGCGTCACCGTGTCGGTGGATGCTGTGGTGTACTATCGTGTatcaaatgccactgtttcgaTTGCGAATGTCGAGAACGCGCATCACTCGACCCGGCTGCTGGCACAAACCACGCTTCGAAACACGATGGGCACACGGCATCTGCACGAAATCCTCAGCGAACGAATGACAATCTCCGGCAGTATGCAGCTCTCGCTGGACGAAGCGACCGAAGCCTGGGGCATCAAGGTGGAGCGCGTTGAGAT TAAGGATGTACGCCTACCGGTTCAGCTGCAACGTGCGATGGCTGCTGAAGCCGAGGCTGCCCGAGAGGCCCGTGCCAAGGTGATTGCAGCCGAGGGTGAGCAGAAGGCTTCACGAGCACTGCGGGAAGCGTCGGAGGTGATCGGAGACTCACCGGCCGCCCTGCAGCTACGCTACCTCCAGACACTGAACACCATCTCGGCGGAGAAGAACTCAACCATCGTGTTCCCGCTACCGATCGATATACTGACGTACTTCATGAAGTCCAAGGAAGCGTTTGTGCCGAACGCGTAA
- the LOC121591701 gene encoding band 7 protein AGAP004871 isoform X1: MYVCGGMDRIKKNSITFYQIQQQKPILRPSRERLTRLSSHHTICPGVSRRNRFSRHWPRSYCSRITTHTGTEDETNGEASTCGRILIFLSWVLVVLTMPFSLLVCFKVVQEYERAVIFRLGRLMQGGAKGPGIFFILPCIDAYARVDLRTRTYDVPPQEVLTKDSVTVSVDAVVYYRVSNATVSIANVENAHHSTRLLAQTTLRNTMGTRHLHEILSERMTISGSMQLSLDEATEAWGIKVERVEIKDVRLPVQLQRAMAAEAEAAREARAKVIAAEGEQKASRALREASEVIGDSPAALQLRYLQTLNTISAEKNSTIVFPLPIDILTYFMKSKEAFVPNA, translated from the exons atgtatgtgtgtgggggCATGGAtcgtattaaaaaaaactcaatcaCCTTTTACcaaattcaacaacaaaaacccatcTTACGACCATCACGTGAACGGCTAACACGTTTATCTTCCCATCATACAATCTGCCCCGGGGTATCTCGACGAAACCGTTTCTCCCGACATTGGCCACGCTCGTATTGTTCTCGCATAACGACCCACACAGGAA CCGAGGATGAAACGAACGGCGAAGCATCGACCTGTGGCCGTATCCTGATATTTCTGTCCTGGGTGCTCGTCGTCCTTACGATGCCGTTCAGCCTGCTCGTCTGCTTCAAG GTCGTGCAGGAATACGAACGTGCCGTAATATTCCGATTAGGTCGTCTGATGCAAGGTGGCGCCAAAGGACCAG GTATCTTCTTCATACTGCCATGCATCGATGCCTACGCACGTGTAGATCTGCGAACGCGAACGTACGACGTACCACCGCAGGAG GTTTTGACGAAGGACAGCGTCACCGTGTCGGTGGATGCTGTGGTGTACTATCGTGTatcaaatgccactgtttcgaTTGCGAATGTCGAGAACGCGCATCACTCGACCCGGCTGCTGGCACAAACCACGCTTCGAAACACGATGGGCACACGGCATCTGCACGAAATCCTCAGCGAACGAATGACAATCTCCGGCAGTATGCAGCTCTCGCTGGACGAAGCGACCGAAGCCTGGGGCATCAAGGTGGAGCGCGTTGAGAT TAAGGATGTACGCCTACCGGTTCAGCTGCAACGTGCGATGGCTGCTGAAGCCGAGGCTGCCCGAGAGGCCCGTGCCAAGGTGATTGCAGCCGAGGGTGAGCAGAAGGCTTCACGAGCACTGCGGGAAGCGTCGGAGGTGATCGGAGACTCACCGGCCGCCCTGCAGCTACGCTACCTCCAGACACTGAACACCATCTCGGCGGAGAAGAACTCAACCATCGTGTTCCCGCTACCGATCGATATACTGACGTACTTCATGAAGTCCAAGGAAGCGTTTGTGCCGAACGCGTAA
- the LOC121591701 gene encoding band 7 protein AGAP004871 isoform X5 has product MKYGTEDETNGEASTCGRILIFLSWVLVVLTMPFSLLVCFKVVQEYERAVIFRLGRLMQGGAKGPGIFFILPCIDAYARVDLRTRTYDVPPQEVLTKDSVTVSVDAVVYYRVSNATVSIANVENAHHSTRLLAQTTLRNTMGTRHLHEILSERMTISGSMQLSLDEATEAWGIKVERVEIKDVRLPVQLQRAMAAEAEAAREARAKVIAAEGEQKASRALREASEVIGDSPAALQLRYLQTLNTISAEKNSTIVFPLPIDILTYFMKSKEAFVPNA; this is encoded by the exons CCGAGGATGAAACGAACGGCGAAGCATCGACCTGTGGCCGTATCCTGATATTTCTGTCCTGGGTGCTCGTCGTCCTTACGATGCCGTTCAGCCTGCTCGTCTGCTTCAAG GTCGTGCAGGAATACGAACGTGCCGTAATATTCCGATTAGGTCGTCTGATGCAAGGTGGCGCCAAAGGACCAG GTATCTTCTTCATACTGCCATGCATCGATGCCTACGCACGTGTAGATCTGCGAACGCGAACGTACGACGTACCACCGCAGGAG GTTTTGACGAAGGACAGCGTCACCGTGTCGGTGGATGCTGTGGTGTACTATCGTGTatcaaatgccactgtttcgaTTGCGAATGTCGAGAACGCGCATCACTCGACCCGGCTGCTGGCACAAACCACGCTTCGAAACACGATGGGCACACGGCATCTGCACGAAATCCTCAGCGAACGAATGACAATCTCCGGCAGTATGCAGCTCTCGCTGGACGAAGCGACCGAAGCCTGGGGCATCAAGGTGGAGCGCGTTGAGAT TAAGGATGTACGCCTACCGGTTCAGCTGCAACGTGCGATGGCTGCTGAAGCCGAGGCTGCCCGAGAGGCCCGTGCCAAGGTGATTGCAGCCGAGGGTGAGCAGAAGGCTTCACGAGCACTGCGGGAAGCGTCGGAGGTGATCGGAGACTCACCGGCCGCCCTGCAGCTACGCTACCTCCAGACACTGAACACCATCTCGGCGGAGAAGAACTCAACCATCGTGTTCCCGCTACCGATCGATATACTGACGTACTTCATGAAGTCCAAGGAAGCGTTTGTGCCGAACGCGTAA
- the LOC121591701 gene encoding band 7 protein AGAP004871 isoform X4, protein MSHGITHAEDETNGEASTCGRILIFLSWVLVVLTMPFSLLVCFKVVQEYERAVIFRLGRLMQGGAKGPGIFFILPCIDAYARVDLRTRTYDVPPQEVLTKDSVTVSVDAVVYYRVSNATVSIANVENAHHSTRLLAQTTLRNTMGTRHLHEILSERMTISGSMQLSLDEATEAWGIKVERVEIKDVRLPVQLQRAMAAEAEAAREARAKVIAAEGEQKASRALREASEVIGDSPAALQLRYLQTLNTISAEKNSTIVFPLPIDILTYFMKSKEAFVPNA, encoded by the exons ATGAGCCACGGTATAACTCACG CCGAGGATGAAACGAACGGCGAAGCATCGACCTGTGGCCGTATCCTGATATTTCTGTCCTGGGTGCTCGTCGTCCTTACGATGCCGTTCAGCCTGCTCGTCTGCTTCAAG GTCGTGCAGGAATACGAACGTGCCGTAATATTCCGATTAGGTCGTCTGATGCAAGGTGGCGCCAAAGGACCAG GTATCTTCTTCATACTGCCATGCATCGATGCCTACGCACGTGTAGATCTGCGAACGCGAACGTACGACGTACCACCGCAGGAG GTTTTGACGAAGGACAGCGTCACCGTGTCGGTGGATGCTGTGGTGTACTATCGTGTatcaaatgccactgtttcgaTTGCGAATGTCGAGAACGCGCATCACTCGACCCGGCTGCTGGCACAAACCACGCTTCGAAACACGATGGGCACACGGCATCTGCACGAAATCCTCAGCGAACGAATGACAATCTCCGGCAGTATGCAGCTCTCGCTGGACGAAGCGACCGAAGCCTGGGGCATCAAGGTGGAGCGCGTTGAGAT TAAGGATGTACGCCTACCGGTTCAGCTGCAACGTGCGATGGCTGCTGAAGCCGAGGCTGCCCGAGAGGCCCGTGCCAAGGTGATTGCAGCCGAGGGTGAGCAGAAGGCTTCACGAGCACTGCGGGAAGCGTCGGAGGTGATCGGAGACTCACCGGCCGCCCTGCAGCTACGCTACCTCCAGACACTGAACACCATCTCGGCGGAGAAGAACTCAACCATCGTGTTCCCGCTACCGATCGATATACTGACGTACTTCATGAAGTCCAAGGAAGCGTTTGTGCCGAACGCGTAA
- the LOC121591701 gene encoding band 7 protein AGAP004871 isoform X6: MKYAEDETNGEASTCGRILIFLSWVLVVLTMPFSLLVCFKVVQEYERAVIFRLGRLMQGGAKGPGIFFILPCIDAYARVDLRTRTYDVPPQEVLTKDSVTVSVDAVVYYRVSNATVSIANVENAHHSTRLLAQTTLRNTMGTRHLHEILSERMTISGSMQLSLDEATEAWGIKVERVEIKDVRLPVQLQRAMAAEAEAAREARAKVIAAEGEQKASRALREASEVIGDSPAALQLRYLQTLNTISAEKNSTIVFPLPIDILTYFMKSKEAFVPNA; encoded by the exons CCGAGGATGAAACGAACGGCGAAGCATCGACCTGTGGCCGTATCCTGATATTTCTGTCCTGGGTGCTCGTCGTCCTTACGATGCCGTTCAGCCTGCTCGTCTGCTTCAAG GTCGTGCAGGAATACGAACGTGCCGTAATATTCCGATTAGGTCGTCTGATGCAAGGTGGCGCCAAAGGACCAG GTATCTTCTTCATACTGCCATGCATCGATGCCTACGCACGTGTAGATCTGCGAACGCGAACGTACGACGTACCACCGCAGGAG GTTTTGACGAAGGACAGCGTCACCGTGTCGGTGGATGCTGTGGTGTACTATCGTGTatcaaatgccactgtttcgaTTGCGAATGTCGAGAACGCGCATCACTCGACCCGGCTGCTGGCACAAACCACGCTTCGAAACACGATGGGCACACGGCATCTGCACGAAATCCTCAGCGAACGAATGACAATCTCCGGCAGTATGCAGCTCTCGCTGGACGAAGCGACCGAAGCCTGGGGCATCAAGGTGGAGCGCGTTGAGAT TAAGGATGTACGCCTACCGGTTCAGCTGCAACGTGCGATGGCTGCTGAAGCCGAGGCTGCCCGAGAGGCCCGTGCCAAGGTGATTGCAGCCGAGGGTGAGCAGAAGGCTTCACGAGCACTGCGGGAAGCGTCGGAGGTGATCGGAGACTCACCGGCCGCCCTGCAGCTACGCTACCTCCAGACACTGAACACCATCTCGGCGGAGAAGAACTCAACCATCGTGTTCCCGCTACCGATCGATATACTGACGTACTTCATGAAGTCCAAGGAAGCGTTTGTGCCGAACGCGTAA